A stretch of Chitinophaga caeni DNA encodes these proteins:
- a CDS encoding aldehyde dehydrogenase: MTEYSSIFKAQRDYFLSGATRSYDFRKKQLKKLRSMLQDHEQDLLDALYKDMRKPGFEAYSSELGFVYNEINHALRQLSRWMEPIPATAPLTVFPSKAKVIREPLGVVLIVAPWNYPVNLLITPLIGAMAAGNCAVLKPSELVPATSSLLARMFSENFAPDYINVVEGDGAEVVPRLMEHRFDHVFFTGSIPVGRKIYEMAARQLIPATLELGGKSPCIVDEKVDLAVAAKRIIWGKTWNAGQTCIAPDYLLVQENIKTKLIIAMQQAITDLLGQNVQESGDYARIINEKHFDRLITYLNDGKIVWGGQHDKQDLFIAPTLLTRVDLDMPVMQEEIFGPILPVLSFKDKEEALGIIRQRPFPLSCYIFTKNTAFERFFVEQLSFGGGCINNTLVHLVNTNMPFGGVGYSGLGKYHGKYSFETFSHYKSITKTGTWLDVKLKYAPYKEKLSWLKIFMS, from the coding sequence ATGACTGAATATTCATCAATCTTTAAGGCGCAGCGTGATTATTTCCTCTCCGGGGCCACGCGCAGCTATGATTTTCGGAAGAAACAACTGAAGAAATTAAGATCCATGTTGCAGGATCATGAACAAGATTTATTAGATGCGCTTTATAAAGATATGCGTAAACCGGGCTTCGAAGCCTACAGCAGCGAATTGGGTTTCGTGTACAACGAAATTAACCACGCCTTGAGGCAACTCTCCCGGTGGATGGAGCCTATACCCGCAACCGCGCCGTTGACGGTCTTCCCTTCCAAGGCAAAAGTTATCCGGGAACCACTCGGTGTCGTATTAATTGTGGCCCCTTGGAATTACCCGGTGAATTTATTGATAACCCCCTTAATCGGCGCCATGGCGGCGGGCAACTGTGCCGTATTGAAGCCGTCGGAACTCGTACCCGCTACCAGCAGCTTATTGGCCCGAATGTTTTCAGAAAACTTTGCCCCAGATTATATAAACGTCGTGGAAGGTGATGGGGCGGAAGTGGTTCCACGTTTAATGGAACACAGGTTTGATCATGTTTTCTTTACTGGTAGCATTCCTGTTGGGAGGAAAATTTACGAGATGGCTGCCCGGCAATTAATTCCTGCAACCTTAGAGCTTGGTGGAAAATCTCCCTGTATCGTCGATGAAAAAGTTGATCTGGCCGTTGCTGCTAAGAGGATTATATGGGGTAAGACATGGAATGCAGGCCAAACATGCATTGCACCGGATTACTTGCTTGTTCAAGAAAATATAAAAACAAAATTGATCATCGCCATGCAACAGGCCATAACGGACCTGTTGGGACAAAACGTTCAAGAAAGCGGCGATTATGCCAGGATAATAAATGAAAAACATTTCGATCGGCTGATTACTTATTTAAATGATGGTAAAATCGTTTGGGGTGGGCAACACGACAAGCAAGATCTTTTTATTGCACCCACGTTATTAACGCGGGTTGACCTGGATATGCCGGTAATGCAAGAAGAGATTTTCGGACCTATCTTGCCGGTTCTATCATTTAAGGACAAGGAAGAAGCATTGGGTATTATCCGGCAGCGACCTTTCCCGTTATCTTGTTATATTTTTACTAAGAATACCGCGTTCGAAAGGTTTTTTGTAGAACAACTTTCATTCGGTGGTGGATGTATCAATAATACCCTGGTACATTTAGTGAATACCAATATGCCATTTGGCGGTGTCGGTTATAGTGGCCTGGGAAAATATCATGGTAAATATTCTTTCGAAACATTTTCACATTATAAAAGTATTACGAAGACGGGTACTTGGCTTGATGTCAAGTTGAAATATGCTCCTTATAAAGAAAAGCTTTCCTGGTTGAAGATATTCATGAGCTGA
- a CDS encoding PDZ domain-containing protein, whose protein sequence is MKERLKKFSFLAVVASALIMPDWASAQNTKEENKSAWGEYDELVIKRKNDKDSKVTIEFKGDDVYVNGKKLDQNLQDSDLSVQLRKIVPMNGNDLQFLPGNSWESFPDPEPRQGTWMIKPGKALLGVMTEKKEAAGATVIKVEPGSPADKAGLKEGDIITKIDQIMIDEPKKLFETIAKYDPGKEITVTYLRDKKEHSTKAKLQARKEQDLGMGYRKPGGLIFEDLRANPSDRGMFKRFFNFNDRNSKRLGIEVQDREDGKGATIISVEQGSLASKAGLQENDIILNIAGTAVASAKDVADAYAAANKPGSTLNLVISRNGKQQKLSIPIPKQLNSEKL, encoded by the coding sequence ATGAAAGAACGTCTAAAGAAGTTCAGTTTTTTGGCCGTTGTTGCAAGCGCCCTAATTATGCCTGATTGGGCTTCAGCACAAAATACCAAGGAAGAAAATAAATCCGCTTGGGGCGAATATGACGAATTGGTCATCAAACGAAAAAATGATAAAGACAGCAAGGTTACGATCGAGTTTAAAGGAGATGATGTGTATGTGAACGGGAAAAAATTAGATCAAAATTTGCAAGATAGTGACCTTAGCGTTCAGTTGCGCAAAATCGTTCCCATGAACGGGAATGATTTGCAATTTTTACCGGGAAACTCCTGGGAATCCTTTCCAGATCCAGAACCCCGCCAAGGTACCTGGATGATAAAACCCGGTAAAGCCTTGCTTGGTGTTATGACCGAAAAAAAAGAAGCTGCGGGCGCCACCGTTATAAAAGTTGAACCGGGCAGCCCCGCTGATAAAGCCGGCTTAAAAGAAGGCGATATAATCACTAAAATCGATCAAATAATGATCGATGAGCCTAAAAAATTATTCGAGACCATTGCCAAGTATGACCCGGGTAAAGAAATAACCGTCACCTACCTCCGCGATAAAAAAGAACATTCTACTAAAGCCAAATTACAGGCTAGGAAAGAACAAGACCTTGGAATGGGTTATAGAAAGCCGGGCGGTTTAATATTTGAAGACTTAAGGGCAAACCCTAGCGACCGCGGGATGTTTAAAAGGTTCTTTAACTTCAATGACAGGAACAGCAAGCGATTGGGAATTGAAGTTCAAGACAGGGAAGATGGTAAAGGCGCCACGATCATTAGTGTTGAACAAGGATCATTGGCTAGTAAAGCAGGTTTACAGGAAAATGATATCATCTTAAATATTGCAGGCACAGCCGTTGCCAGCGCTAAAGATGTTGCCGATGCTTATGCAGCGGCTAATAAACCGGGAAGCACCTTAAACCTTGTAATTTCGAGAAATGGGAAGCAACAAAAGTTGAGCATCCCTATCCCGAAACAACTCAATTCAGAGAAACTGTAA
- a CDS encoding VanZ family protein: MIRFFIPAILWIILILVLCTLPGKDLPQVSFLDKIHFDKIVHFGLFAGIVVLICYGLYKSRQALSNLAIISVVILAGLYGLAIEFIQKYLVTSRSFDMYDVLFDTLGAIAGALVFKYWMNYQAKKA; encoded by the coding sequence ATGATACGTTTTTTTATACCCGCAATATTATGGATCATCCTCATTCTTGTTTTATGTACCCTCCCGGGTAAAGATTTACCCCAGGTGTCCTTCCTCGACAAGATCCATTTCGATAAAATTGTTCATTTCGGCTTATTTGCCGGTATCGTGGTATTGATTTGTTACGGTTTGTACAAATCGCGCCAGGCATTGTCCAACTTGGCCATCATTTCCGTGGTGATCCTTGCAGGCTTATACGGATTAGCGATCGAATTTATCCAAAAGTACCTGGTTACCAGCCGCAGCTTCGATATGTACGATGTTTTATTCGACACGTTAGGCGCGATCGCGGGAGCCTTGGTATTTAAATACTGGATGAACTACCAAGCCAAAAAAGCATAA
- the gcvH gene encoding glycine cleavage system protein GcvH, which produces MNFPSNLRYTKDHEWISLEGNVATIGITEFAQRELGDIVFVDITSVGKSLSAEEIFGTVEAVKTVSDLFLPIAGTIDEVNPALDASPELVNQDPYGEGWMVKMTVTNPADVEALLSAEAYQALVGE; this is translated from the coding sequence ATGAATTTTCCATCAAACCTGCGTTATACCAAAGACCACGAATGGATTTCGTTGGAGGGTAATGTGGCCACTATCGGCATCACTGAATTTGCTCAACGTGAATTGGGTGATATCGTATTCGTTGACATTACCAGCGTTGGTAAATCATTAAGTGCAGAAGAAATTTTCGGTACTGTAGAAGCCGTAAAAACGGTTTCGGACCTGTTTTTACCTATTGCCGGAACAATTGACGAAGTGAATCCTGCACTAGATGCATCACCGGAATTGGTCAACCAAGATCCTTACGGTGAAGGTTGGATGGTAAAAATGACCGTAACGAACCCTGCCGATGTAGAAGCATTATTATCAGCAGAAGCTTACCAAGCCCTAGTAGGAGAATAA
- a CDS encoding peptidylprolyl isomerase gives MIKKLLLSCCCLLLVSFTIAKNRKVKIITPYGTMIVKLYDQTPQHRDNFIKLVKQHFYDSTLFHRVIEHFMIQGGDPTSKHAKPGEELGNGDTPYTIPAEFQLDLYHRKGALAAARDNNPAKASSGCQFYIVQGKVFTDEELDMVEQKRLGGRKIPVDQREVYKTSGGTPHLDQSYTVFGQVIKGMDVIDKIAALKTDARNRPLADVPMKIKLKKKFLFF, from the coding sequence ATGATTAAAAAACTGTTACTCTCCTGCTGCTGCTTGTTACTCGTAAGTTTTACCATCGCGAAAAACCGAAAGGTTAAAATTATTACTCCCTATGGCACGATGATCGTTAAACTATACGACCAAACGCCGCAGCACCGCGATAACTTCATCAAGTTGGTGAAGCAACATTTTTACGACAGTACCCTGTTTCACCGCGTGATAGAGCATTTCATGATCCAGGGCGGCGACCCGACATCTAAACATGCGAAACCGGGCGAAGAGCTCGGCAACGGCGATACCCCCTACACTATCCCGGCCGAATTCCAGCTTGACCTTTACCATAGAAAAGGCGCCCTGGCAGCGGCACGCGATAACAACCCGGCAAAAGCCTCCTCCGGTTGCCAGTTCTACATCGTACAGGGAAAAGTCTTCACGGACGAAGAACTTGATATGGTTGAGCAAAAACGCCTTGGCGGCCGCAAAATCCCGGTAGATCAAAGGGAAGTATACAAAACCTCCGGCGGCACACCGCATTTGGATCAGAGCTATACCGTGTTCGGGCAGGTAATAAAAGGCATGGACGTGATCGATAAGATTGCCGCGTTGAAAACCGATGCAAGGAACCGGCCACTGGCAGACGTTCCGATGAAAATCAAGCTTAAGAAGAAGTTCCTTTTCTTCTAA
- a CDS encoding AAA family ATPase, giving the protein MENTSQDIRQLNEKIHQASAFVDLLNLELGKAIVGQKYMVERLLIGLLAQGHVLLEGVPGLAKTLSIKSLSSAINAKFSRIQFTPDLLPADVVGTMIYNQQKNEFVVRRGPIFANFILADEINRAPAKVQSALLEAMQEKQITIGDTTFKLEEPFLVLATQNPIEQEGTYTLPEAQVDRFMLKVVIGYPTKEEERLIIRQNLNPDGMAKIAPIVSPEEILEARKLVREVYMDEKIERYILDIVFATRNPEEYKLQKLKPLIAYGGSPRASINLALASKAYAFMKRRGYVIPEDVRSVCFDVMRHRVGLTYEAEAENVTSENILNEILNAVEVP; this is encoded by the coding sequence ATGGAAAATACATCGCAAGACATCCGTCAACTCAATGAAAAGATTCACCAGGCTAGCGCATTTGTTGATCTGCTAAACTTGGAATTAGGAAAAGCCATCGTTGGTCAAAAATACATGGTGGAAAGGTTGCTCATAGGCTTATTGGCACAGGGGCACGTCCTGTTGGAAGGTGTTCCGGGCTTGGCCAAGACGCTTTCGATCAAATCCCTTTCTTCTGCCATCAATGCTAAATTCAGCAGGATACAATTTACCCCGGATCTATTGCCTGCCGATGTGGTGGGTACCATGATCTACAACCAGCAGAAGAATGAATTCGTGGTAAGGAGAGGCCCCATCTTCGCTAATTTTATATTAGCAGATGAGATCAACCGCGCCCCCGCAAAAGTGCAGAGCGCCTTGCTGGAAGCAATGCAGGAAAAGCAAATCACGATCGGGGATACCACCTTTAAATTAGAAGAACCCTTCTTGGTATTGGCTACACAAAACCCGATAGAACAAGAAGGTACTTATACGCTGCCGGAAGCGCAGGTCGATCGTTTCATGCTTAAAGTAGTGATCGGCTATCCAACCAAGGAAGAAGAAAGGTTGATCATCCGCCAAAACCTGAATCCTGACGGGATGGCGAAGATCGCCCCGATAGTGAGCCCGGAAGAAATCTTGGAAGCGCGTAAATTGGTTAGGGAGGTTTATATGGACGAGAAGATCGAACGTTATATCCTCGATATCGTATTTGCAACCCGTAACCCGGAAGAATATAAACTGCAAAAGTTGAAGCCGCTGATCGCTTACGGTGGTTCACCGAGGGCGAGCATTAACCTGGCGCTAGCTTCTAAGGCTTATGCTTTCATGAAACGCCGTGGCTACGTTATACCTGAAGATGTGAGAAGCGTTTGCTTCGATGTAATGCGTCACAGGGTCGGTTTAACATACGAAGCGGAAGCCGAAAATGTTACCAGCGAAAACATTCTCAACGAAATCCTCAACGCGGTAGAAGTGCCTTGA